Part of the Propioniciclava sp. MC1595 genome is shown below.
CACCGCGACCAGGTCGCCCCGGGCGTCGTGGGTGAACTCCAGCCGCACGCCGGTCGGGTCGGTGACCGAGGTGAGGAGGTTGCCGGCCCACGCCAGGCGGGTCGTGCCGCCCTCGGGGTCGACCCAGGTGCTGGGGTTGCGGTCGTCGCCGGCGTACTCGTAGCGGGTGGTCGCCCGCTGGTCGCCGGACACGACGGCGACCTCGGTGACGCGGTCGAGCTCGTCCCAGCGGGTCTCGACGCGCGCGCCCGACGGCAGCGCTCGGGTGACCTCCCGCCCGCGCTCGTCGTGCTCGGCGACGGTCAACGACCCGTCGCGGGCGGTCACCATCACGAGGTGCCCGTGGCCGTCGTAGGCCATCGACTGGCGGTGGCCGAGGGCGTCCACGACCCCCACGAGGCGGCCCTTCGCGTCGTGCAGCCACGTGTTCGCGCGGGTTCCGTCGGGGTCGGAGACGACCGTCACCCGGCCGGGCAGGTAGGAGTAGCGCGAGGTGCGCCCGAACCGGGAGACCTGCGCGACCACGCGGCCGTGCTCGTCGTAGGTGTTGTCGACCTCGACCACGCCGTCGGCGTCGGTCACGGTCGCGATGAGGCCGGCGTCGTTCCAGGCGTAGCGGCGGGTGCCGCCGGGGGAGGTGACGGCGACCAGGCGGCCCGCGTCGTCGTAGTCGTAGGTGACCTGCCGGCCGTCGTCGGACGCCGCGCGCACGACCCGGTCGTCGGCCCAGTCGAGGTCGATGCGGCGCCCGCGCTCGTGGACCATCGCGGCCAGGCGGGTGCCCGACCACTCCAGGGTGACGGCGGTGCCGGCGCCGCGCGCCGTCTCGACCAGGCGTCCGGCGTTGTCGAAGCGCCACCGGCCGCCCCGGTTGTCGGTGACGACGTGGCCGTCGGCCGCGGCGTCCAGCCAGTACGCCTCGGTGGTCGCGCGCGCCCAGCCGGAGCCCTGGCGCGGGAACAGCACGCGCCGGCCGTCGGCGAGCACCCACCACGCGGCGTCGTCGTCGAAGACGAGACCGGCCTCGGTCCACGACGACCAGCCGGGGCCGAACGCGCCGGTCGAGTCGTCCATCGCGTTGTACATGCGGGTGAGGCGCAGGGACGACGCCGCGCCCGGGAACGTGAGGTCGGCCTCGGGCTCGAGGAAGTTGCCCGTCGCCGTGTTCACCGGGTCGTCGGAGTAGCCGGTGGTCGGCGGGGCGCCGAAGGCCTGCGGGGGCTCGATCTCGAGGGGGGTGCGCTCGGCGCTGACGCCGCCGGCCTGCAGCGCGGCGGTGATGCTCGCGTTGGACAGCGTCACGATGCTGCCGTCGCCCGCCTCCTCGAAGGCGGCGGCCACGGCGCGGGCCCACGTGACGTCGTTGCCGTTGGCGGTGAGGTAGGAGCCGAACGCTCTCAGGACGCCCTCGGCCGACAGGGTGCCCCACCCGCAGCCGGAGGTGAAGGCGTCCAGCGCCGTGCGCAGGGAGGTGGTGTAGCTCGACAGCGAGTCGTTGGCGCCCTCGGAGTTGTCGGCGAACGTGCGCAGGTGGCCGGGGCGGGCCGACGAGGTGCCGCTCGAGGACGACCCCGAGGTCGGGGCGGTGCGCGGCGCGACGGCCGGGATCGGCGGGTACTGCGGCTCGGGCGGGTCGGGCGGCCCGAAGGGCGGGTCCTCCTCGCCCATGAAGAAGTCGTGGATGTGGTCGAGGGCGTTGCGGTTGTCGCGCCGGTGCTTCCACGCCCGGGCGGTCTCGCGGCGCTCCTGCTCCTTGGTCGCCGACCCGGCGAGGTACTCGGCTGCCGTCGCCACGTTGCGCAGGGCGATGACCAGCCCACCCGCGTCAGCCGCCTGGATGCGCCCGTTCTCGCTGAACACCTGGGAGTAGTAGCCGGCGAAGTCGACCAGCCCGTGCTGGACCCACGAGGCGCGCGAGCCGGCCTGGTTCTCGATGGAGGTCGCGGCGTTGCGGCAGGTGCGCGCCAGGTCGGCGGACGCGACGTGGTCGAAGCGGACGTCCTCGGCGGTGCCGTGGAGCGGGTCGGTCATGGGGGAACCTCGTCGGTGGGGGGTGGTGGCCCGTCCACGCTAACAGCTGCGCCGCGGCCGCCGACCGCGATCCACAGGGGAGGACTCCCCGCTCGGGCGCCGGTGAACGAAGCGCCCCGTACCCGGTGGGGGTACGGGGCGCCTCAGGGTGGTGAGACCGGGGATCAGCCCAGGAACCGCCTCGCGACGGCTGCGACGATCGGGTCGCCGGAGGCCGCCAGCCGCTCGAGGGCGGGGCCGGCGGCCTCGCCGAGCTGGCCGAGCGCGGAGACCGCGGCCAGGCGCACGGCGTCCACCTCGTCGGTGGCCAGCGTGGCCAGGGCCTCGGACGCCGTGGCGGCCTCCTCGCCCAGGTGGCCGAGGGCGTCGGCCGCGTGCTCGCGCACCTCGGCGTCGGTGTCGGACAGCGCCGCGGTCAGGGCCGGGACGGCCGCCTCGCCGAAGCGGTGGAACGCCGCGGTCAGGGCGTCGCGCTGGAGGGCGTCGCCGTCACCGAGGCGTCCGGCCAGGGCGTCCAGCGCCTTGTCGGCCTGCTCGGCGCCCGAGTGGGCCACCGCGCGGTAGGCCTTGAGGGCCACGTCGACGTCCTCGTCGGCCACGAGCGGCGTCAGGGCGTCGAGGTGCGCGGGGTCGCCCACCTTGCTGAGGATGTGCGCGCCGGTGCGCCGCAGGTGCGGGTCGGCGTCGGTCAGCATCGCGAGGACCTCGGGCAGCGCCGTGTCGATGTGCTGCACGGTCGCCCAGGTCAGCGTCTCGTGGACGCCGCAGCCCGGCGTCTCGGCGCGCAGGCGCTGCAGCAGGCCGGGGACGACGGCCGGGTCCTTGATCATGCCGAGGTTCATCGCCGCCTGGCGACGCTCGGTCTCGGTGCGCATCCCGCTCGTGCCCGCCTGGGTGGGGGCGTCGAGGATCGCGAGCAACTGGTCAATGGTGTGGTTGGTCATGGATGTCCACCTCCTGTGGTCACGACGCTAAACCCTCACGTCGCGTGAGACTCAAATCGTGCGACAGCCCGCGTCCGTGGGGACGCGGGCTGCTGCGGTTCGGCGGTCACTCCGCCCGGGCGAAGGCCTTGTCGGTGAGGACCGCGTCGGCGAGGGAGGCGAGGTAGCGTTCGGCGTCGAGGGCGGCCGAGCAGCCGGTGCCGGCGGCGGTGATTGCCTGGCGGTAGGTGTGGTCGACGAGGTCGCCGGCGGCGAAGACGCCGGCCACGCTGGTGGCGGTGCTGCCGGGCTGGACCAGGACGTAGCCCTCGGCGTCCAGGTCGACCTGGCCCTTGACGAGTTCGGAGCGGGGGTCGTGGCCGATGGCGACGAACACGCCCTGGACCTCGAGGTCGCGGGTCTGGCCGGTGACGGTGTCGCGCAGGGTGATCGACTCGACGGTGTTCTCGCCGTTGATGGACTCGACCACCGAGTTCCAGGCGAAGTCGACCTTGGGGTCGGCCTCGGCGCGAGCGGCCATGATCTTGGAGGCGCGCAGTTCGTCGCGGCGGTGGACCATGGTGACCGAGGTGCCGAAGCGGGACAGGAAGGTGGCCTCCTCGACGGCGGAGTCGCCGCCGCCGATGACGGCGATGGGCTTGTTGCGGAAGAAGAAGCCGTCGCAGGTGGCGCACCACGAGACGCCCTTGCCGGACAGTTTGTCCTCGCCGGGGACGCCGAGGCGGCGGTAGCCCGAGCCCATGGCGAGGATGATGGCCTTGGCGCGGTACTCGGTGCCGTCGGAGTCCTTGACGACCTTGACCGGGCCGGTGAGGTCGACCTCGGTGACGTCGTCGTCGATGAGTTCGGCGCCGAAGCGTTCGGCCTGGGCCTTCATGTTCATCATGAGGTCGGGGCCCATGATGCCCTCGGGGAAGCCGGGGAAGTTCTCCACGTCGGTGGTGTTCATCAGGGCGCCGCCGGCGTCGACGGCGCCGGTGAACACGAGCGGCGCCAGGGAGGCGCGGGCCGCGTAGACAGCGGCGGTGTAGCCGGCCGGGCCGGACCCGATGATGATGACTTCGCGGACGTCGCTCATGATTCCTTCTTCGCTCGTGGTCGTCGACCAGCCTAGTGACCGCGCCGACGTCAGCTGCAACCGTCTGGACGCCCCGGGTATTCCGTCAGGGGCTGACCCGGATCTCGTGGATCGACCCGACGTAGTTGGCCCCGTCCCGCGGCATCGCCGTGAGGTAGACGAGCAGCCAACGGGTCTCGATCGTGGCGTCCAGCTTCACCTGGACCGCGCCCGTGGAGGCGGTGAAGCCGTCGATGCGGCGCCACTGCGACTCCGACTCCATCGGCGGTTCGGTCGCCATCGGGTCGGCGGGCACGCGGATGTCGGCGGTGGTCGGGCCGGGGCCGACGTCCACCGTCACCCACGAGACCTCCTTGACCTCGCCGAGGTCGACCACCACGCCCGCGCCGGGCTTGCGCCCGTTGAAGTTGGCGGAGCGGCCGTAGCGCTCGGTGGTCCACGCGGTGGTGGGGTCGCCGTCCATCACGTAGCGGGCCTGGTCGGGGTTCTCGACGCCGTCGCCGCCGTCGCCGGCCGGGTCGAAGTCGCGCGCAGAGACGAGCGCATAGGGGGCGTCCGGGGTCGGCGGCACGGCCCGCGACTTGGTGAACTGGTTCACGAACACGCCCACGAGCGAGGCCACCAGGACCAGCGCGAACAGGCCGAGCAGCAGGGCCTGCCAGCGGCGCGGCGGGTCCTGCGAGGGCGCCTGCTGCGAGACGGTGACGGCCGACCGCGGCGGCGGGATCGGGGTGAACGGGGCCGCGGGCGGGGCGTCCTCGACGTCGTCGACGTCGTCGAGCCAGAAGGCCTGCGTCGAGATCTCGGCGTCGGGGTCGTGCACCTCGTCGGTCGGGGAGGCCGGCCCCCAGGGCGAGGCCGGGCGGTCGTCGGCGCGGGAGTGGAGCGCGCCGGTGGGCTCGTCGTCGGCGGAGAGGTCGTCCTCGAGGGGGGCCAGCCCGGCCAGGGGCTCGGACGGCGCGGCGAACGGGTCGTGGGCGGCGGTGGCGTCGTCGGGGTCGACCTCGGTCGCGCCGACGGGCTCGCTCAGCTGGGTGGCGCCGAACGCGCCGGCCGCCAGCGGGGACGCCAGCAGGTCGGTGCGCGGCGGCTTGGGTGCGGTGATGCGGACGTGCTCGATCGGGTAGCGCAGCCGCGCCTCGAGCAGGTGCGACCCGTCGACGCTGCCGAGGATGGCCGACAGGGCCACCGCG
Proteins encoded:
- a CDS encoding HEAT repeat domain-containing protein; protein product: MTNHTIDQLLAILDAPTQAGTSGMRTETERRQAAMNLGMIKDPAVVPGLLQRLRAETPGCGVHETLTWATVQHIDTALPEVLAMLTDADPHLRRTGAHILSKVGDPAHLDALTPLVADEDVDVALKAYRAVAHSGAEQADKALDALAGRLGDGDALQRDALTAAFHRFGEAAVPALTAALSDTDAEVREHAADALGHLGEEAATASEALATLATDEVDAVRLAAVSALGQLGEAAGPALERLAASGDPIVAAVARRFLG
- the trxB gene encoding thioredoxin-disulfide reductase — its product is MSDVREVIIIGSGPAGYTAAVYAARASLAPLVFTGAVDAGGALMNTTDVENFPGFPEGIMGPDLMMNMKAQAERFGAELIDDDVTEVDLTGPVKVVKDSDGTEYRAKAIILAMGSGYRRLGVPGEDKLSGKGVSWCATCDGFFFRNKPIAVIGGGDSAVEEATFLSRFGTSVTMVHRRDELRASKIMAARAEADPKVDFAWNSVVESINGENTVESITLRDTVTGQTRDLEVQGVFVAIGHDPRSELVKGQVDLDAEGYVLVQPGSTATSVAGVFAAGDLVDHTYRQAITAAGTGCSAALDAERYLASLADAVLTDKAFARAE